One Danio aesculapii chromosome 13, fDanAes4.1, whole genome shotgun sequence DNA window includes the following coding sequences:
- the kifbp gene encoding KIF-binding protein, protein MAANNSFEWRAVCEKFRLAQELSEIESKKDPENNPFRSKYKARDLLKEIHCSLKKIEIEEQGEAEDEADCESSQTADGEPEDGFGKAFTGDSAAGLRAARLAVLQYHLGVNHIETEELSAGELHLMVCMKLIDKCTTTRENVSLFIHVRNQLGILWAGRDEIEKAQGFLEIAESMYLVYMKEDGQPPLDLQDFFVPEGEELSQQEKIRRFEMAYTHTLYYLAQVYKNLQQYERAAQYCHSTLQRQLEYKQFVPLEWAINAATLSQYYITKTRYMEARHCLAAASVIATLAGEIPSEAAAKESEAESEKREELLQKRAEIARCWIKYSLNLLQDAKKLLEDNIGELDLDRQDELKRARRNEEEEKEKGRKSAILFGSSDTFDSICSLEEKVSSMLPLEFEEARSIFLVGQSYVTQAKEYFAMDGHVTDHIEILQDHSALFKVLAFFEEDLERRCKMHKRRVDMLEPICKDLNAQYYLLICRQLQFELAETYYEMMDLKLAVADKLDQPDVHTIKKFNHLCSSSMKYYQMFLDSTRSPEGKFPEKLEDDLLRPALVAKFRIARLHSKLISSNLATQMENLSLSLESYNFVVQYCEENPEAKNAVETELELSMEMVSLLPLKINRIRSSLASSN, encoded by the exons ATGGCTGCCAACAACAGTTTCGAGTGGAGGGCCGTGTGCGAGAAATTTCGCCTGGCCCAAGAGCTTTCCGAAATAGAGTCGAAAAAAGACCCCGAGAATAACCCTTTCCGATCGAAATACAAAGCTAGAGATCTGCTGAAAGAAATCCACTGTTCTTTGAAAAAGATTGAAATCGAGGAGCAGGGCGAGGCTGAGGATGAAGCGGACTGTGAGTCCAGCCAAACGGCGGATGGTGAGCCGGAGGACGGTTTTGGGAAAGCGTTTACTGGAGACTCTGCAGCCGGCCTGAGAGCGGCCAGGCTCGCGGTGCTGCAGTATCACCTGGGCGTGAACCACATAGAGACGGAGGAGCTGTCGGCTGGAGAGCTGCACCTCATGGTCTGCATGAAGCTCATTGACAAGTGCACCACAACCCGGGAGAACGTCTCCTTATTTATACATGTCCGG AATCAGCTCGGCATTTTGTGGGCGGGAAGAGATGAGATTGAAAAAGCACAAGGATTTCTGGAGATTGCCGAATCAATGTATTTGGTCTACAtgaaagag GATGGTCAACCACCCCTGGATCTTCAAGACTTTTTTGTGCCAGAAGGTGAAGAATTATCCCAGCAAGAAAAGATTAGAAG GTTTGAAATGGCATATACGCATACGCTGTATTACCTGGCTCAAGTGTACAAGAATCTGCAGCAGTATGAGAGAGCTGCACAGTACTGTCACAGTACACTACAGAGACAGCTGGAGTACAAGCAGTTTGTGCCATTGGAGTGGGCCATTAATGCAGCCACACTGTCACAGTACTACATCACCAAG ACCCGATATATGGAGGCTCGTCATTGTTTAGCTGCTGCAAGTGTCATAGCAACCCTTGCTGGAGAAATCCCCTCAGAGGCAGCTGCCAAAGAAA GTGAGGCTGAAAGTGAAAAACGTGAAGAGCTCCTGCAGAAGCGAGCTGAAATTGCCAGATGCTGGATCAAGTATTCCCTTAATTTGTTGCAAGATGCTAAAAAACTTCTTGAG GATAACATCGGAGAACTAGACTTGGACCGTCAGGATGAACTAAAGAGAGCACGTCGAAATGAAGAGGAAGAAAAAGAGAAGGGAAGAAAAAGCGCCATCCTTTTTGGTTCAAGCGATACCTTCGACTCCATTTGCAGCCTAGAAGAGAAAGTAAGTAGCATGCTTCCGCTGGAGTTTGAAGAAGCCCGTAGCATCTTCCTGGTGGGTCAAAGCTATGTCACCCAAGCCAAAGAGTATTTCGCGATGGACGGTCATGTGACGGATCACATTGAGATCCTTCAGGACCATAGTGCGCTCTTCAAAGTCCTGGCCTTTTTTGAAGAAGATCTGGAACGACGCTGTAAGATGCACAAACGCCGCGTCGATATGCTGGAGCCGATCTGCAAGGATCTGAACGCTCAGTACTATTTGTTAATCTGCCGACAGCTGCAGTTTGAACTTGCCGAAACCTATTACGAGATGATGGACCTGAAGCTGGCGGTGGCCGACAAGCTGGATCAGCCAGATGTGCACACCATTAAGAAGTTCAACCACTTGTGCTCCTCCTCCATGAAGTATTATCAGATGTTCCTCGACTCCACTCGTTCACCAGAGGGCAAGTTTCCAGAGAAGCTGGAGGATGACCTGCTGAGGCCAGCGCTGGTCGCCAAATTCCGTATCGCCAGATTACACTCCAAGCTCATTTCCAGTAATCTGGCCACGCAAATGGAGAATCTCAGTCTTTCATTGGAGTCCTACAACTTCGTAGTGCAGTACTGTGAGGAGAATCCAGAAGCCAAGAACGCTGTAGAAACCGAGCTAGAGCTGAGTATGGAGATGGTCTCCCTGCTCCCTCTGAAGATCAACAGAATTCGATCCAGTCTGGCCTCCTCCAACTGA
- the srgn gene encoding serglycin, giving the protein MRFYHIITLALAIICLSGHSGLGAPAASTKGNYMWVECKPDGKNANCLTKKGPLIPLDGQLTRLPPSAAKDIVAVSAEEATPDMEDLSGDGSGDSDNFPVLASKKQPWRRDAPEQDIVKNEEEGSTTFSGDIDYSEYVSTQKVNWLSEEDLKEENIIA; this is encoded by the exons ATGAGGTTTTACCACATAATAACTTTGGCACTGGCGATAATATGCCTTTCTGGACACAGTGGACTTG GAGCTCCAGCAGCTTCAACCAAAGGCAACTATATGTGGGTGGAATGCAAACCGGATGGTAAGAATGCAAACTGTCTCACAAAGAAGGGCCCCTTGATCCCCCTGGATGGGCAACTTACCCGACTTCCACCATCTGCCGCAAAAGACAT AGTTGCAGTTAGTGCCGAGGAAGCCACTCCTGATATGGAGGATCTGTCAGGAGACGGCTCGGGTGACTCGGACAACTTTCCTGTTTTAGCCAGCAAGAAGCAGCCATGGAGGAGAGACGCTCCGGAGCAGGACATCGTCAAGAATGAAGAGGAAGGATCGACAACATTCAGTGGAGACATCGATTACTCCGAATACGTCTCGACTCAGAAAGTAAATTGGCTTTCTGAAGAGGATTTGAAAGAGGAGAACATTATTGCGTAA